The DNA segment GTTTGGCGAAGCGGTTGACGGGGACCGGGGTGACCATGCGGTCGAGGTGGCGGTGATACTCGGAAAAGCGGTTGTAGATGCTTGCGGCGCGCAAGTTTCGCGCGGGGAGCACGACCACGACCAGGCCGACTTTCTTGCGGCCCGAGCGGCTGGATGCCTGGATGTACTCAGCGGTCTCGGCAGGGTATTTTTCCATGACCATCAGGTTGCAGCGTTCCAGGTCGACGCCGTGGCTGATCATGTTCGTGGCGATGAGCGCGTCGATGTGTTTGCTGTTGGTCCATTGTGGCGGGGTTTCGATGCGGTCGATGACGGCGGCGATATCCCCGGCGGTGGAGCGGGCGTTGAGGTACTCGGTTTCGATGGTGCGCTGGTCCTGCAGGATGGTATTACCGGATTCCTTGAGTGCGTCATTCACACGCGTGCCACTGGTGAGGCTGCCGACGTAAGTTAGCGTCATGGCGTAGTAATGGCGCAGCGCGGCGAGTTCGTCCGGTGTGGCGGTCTCACTCAGGGACGCCAGGGCGCTCGTTTCGTTCGTGAAGAGGCGAGTGGCGGTCTCACCGAGGATCTTCGCGCAGCGCGAGGCGGCGTCGGTGGACATGCCGCTGGGCCTGAATGCTAGAAATACCCGGGCGGTCTTTTCCACACCGTCGTGCTGATCAATGCGGGTGTAAAAGTTCTCGTGCCGCTGGTAACCACGACTAGGGAAGCGTCGGGCGCCCTTGACGCCATACAAGTGCCTGGCTTGGTGTTCGAAACCTTCAACGGTGGCGGTCGCGGCGATGACCTTGGCTGGATGACTGCCCGGAACCTGCGATTCACAGTAGCGGATTAAGGTCTCGTAGTGCCCAGCGAATGCGCCGAGTTCCTCTTGCAGAAGGTGCAGTTCGTCCTGGATATGGAGGCTCGGGGAGGGGTCGTAGGGCGTGATGATCTCACGCTTGGTGCCTTTCTTGCACTCGTAGAGACAGAAGTCAGTGTTGCCATACCCGTGGCCCTTTACCGTGCACTTCCACTTCGGTCCAGCCCAGAGGATCCCGAATTTCTCCTGCATGCCGAGCGTGGCGGCCTTATCAACTGTACCGACGATCATGGCGGGCAACGTACGGTAAATCTCGCTGTCGGTGATGACGAGCGGCAAGTGTTCCTTGCATGTCTTGCACTGGTGGTAAAGCCGCAGGACGTCGGGCTTTGCGATGAGTTTCACAGTGCCTTTGCCGTCGCACTTGGGGCAGTCGGCGACCATCCGGAAGGGTTCGAGGTCAGTTGGGGTGGCGTGCTGCGCGAACCATTCGGCATTGGGGTTGTTCGGCGTGGTAGTGGAGCCCACGAAGTACCCGAGAAGGAGCGGATCGCCCACCGGTTTGGGATCCATGCTGTTGAGCTCGACCTGCGCCTCGTACACCATCGTCACAGCGCGTTGGAGCTGTTGGACGCTGAGCATGCGCAGCGGGAAGCGCAGCCAGGCGGTCACGCCCATCTGCTTGCCGCGCAGGCGGTCGTAGAGCATCGCGCAGCACACCAGGCCGAGGTAACTCTCGGTCTTCCCGCCGCCGGTGGGGAACCACAGGACGTCCGCGATCTGCAGGTCGTCCACCCAGTCGTGGTGATGGCCGAGGTGGTCTGACCCGCCGCTCACACCTTCGCGCAGGGCGAGGGCAGGGAGCTGCGTAACGATATACGCGATCTGGAAGAGCCGCCAGCGCGCAAAACCTTTGGCGGAGGCTATGCGGCCCATGGTCCGGTTCATGCCCTGGAAAGCTTTGAGGAGGGCCGGCTGGGCCTTCAGTGCGGCGATCCCAGTGGCGAATCGGGCCACCTCGCCTTTGAACAACTCGAAGTCAGCTTCGCAGGCGACCAAGGCGTCTGGGGGAAGTTTTAGGCTATTGGAGTCTAGGACGGTGCCCCGCCAGTACATGACCTCGGCCTGCATCGCCTGGTGGATTTCACCGAGGCTCTCTAGGGGCTTCTCGGCGAAACGCGAGAACTCCGTTGGCAGATGGTCTTTCGTGGTCAGGCGGGGTTGGTCGAAGCGCGCCAGGGCGTGCGTGCGGAAGGTACCATGGTCCTTATCCACGGTGACGGAGGTGTTGTGCCCGACGCCCCAGACTTGGCGGTCGTATTGGTAGTCGCGCGGCACAGGGAGGATCTCAATGGGCCGGACCTGCCCGCGTTCCACGTCGCCCCAGAGTTTCGCGTCAGCGAGGATGTTCACGTTATTCTGCGTGCGCTGCTCGGTGTTCATGGGTGTGTCGTTCGACAGGTACAGCGACACGCGCACGTCTCCGTTTGCCTGCGGTTCGGTGCGTACGGTCAGGGACGCCTTCAGGTGCGGCTGGGTCTGCTCCTCTCCCCTGGACACGGCCTTGGCGAGCGCGGCTTCGAAGGCAGCCTCGCTGGCGAGGTCCTCCTCGCGCAGAGGCGCGCCGGAGCGCGTGGCGAGGGACTCCCTGTGGGCAGGGCGGTTGCGCAGGGCCTCTAAGATCAACCGGTCGAGTTCCGCCTGCACCCGGGGGCGCTCAACTGTGTCCCCGCTTCGCGTGGCGTCGAGGTCGAACTCCAGTCCACTGAGGGTGAGCGTCTGACGGCGCAGCGTATACGCGACCGTCATAGCCCGCTCGGGCGCCCCACCGCGTTTCTTCTTAGGAGAGGCGGTCGCGGTTACCTCGGGCGAGGCCACAGCCGACGCAGGTGTGCTGCTCGGCACAGGGCGGGCGGCTTTATACTCGCCTCCCAGGGAACGCAGCTGTTCGGCGTAGGTGGGCAGGTGCGCCGTGTAGAACGCGAACGACAGGTTCACGCGCAGTTTCACCCGCCCACCCTCAGGGCGCAGCAGCAGTTCGCAGCCGAGGGAGGACGCTGGCCGGCGTGCGACAGTGCGGTCGTCAGCCGACTCCACCGAGGCTGGGCTGGGACTGTCGTCTGGAGAGTCGTCGGTCTCTAGGATGGAGATGGCAGGGTCAGCCTTTGTGGAAGCGGAGGTGCGCGTCGTGATGGACACGGCTGCGTTATCTTCCGGTTCCCCTTCCGCAATCTCCGTGTTGTCGACGGTTTCCTCGGCTTCCTGATCGGTGCCAGTGGCTTGGGCGACTTCCGGGTCCTGCCAGGGGGTGAGCACGCCGAGATGGCACATGTCAATGGGGAGGTAGTTGATCAGGACGGGGTCGTCGCTGCCGGAGAGGGCCGCTTCAAGGCGCCGGGCGAAGAGGTTAATGACCTCGATTTCCTGCGGGTAGCGGGTGTTCAGGTGCGTGGGCACGGTCGGCGCAGGGCGGGCCACGGCACCGGTTGCAGAGAATTTCGGGGTCGGCTCAGGGATTGTCGGGCTGGATTCAGGCGTCATGCGGGGTATACCTCCAGGGCGGCGGGGAGCGATTTTGAGGTGGGTTACGCCGTGACGCGCGTTACGTGGGTAACGATGCGCAGTTCAGCGGCATCGAGCAGCTCGGCGAGGTTGCGGTCAATCTTGCGGGCGCCGTTCATCGCCTCGCGATAGTTCTCGCCGGTGGCGATGGCGCGCAGCACGCGATGCAGGGCGCGACCGGCAGTGCGGTTGCGGCCGCGCATGCTGCAGATGACGGTGAAGGTCTGCTCGATCAGGTCTTCCTTGGGATAGACGCCGCTGCGCACTGCGAGGAGCTGCATGGCCGAGAACTGCTGCGGATCGGAGCCAAACTCGGCAAGCCAGCTGCGCAGGGTGCTGTAGTCCTCGGTGAGTCCGGCGGCGTTGAGGTTCCGCCA comes from the Deinococcus betulae genome and includes:
- a CDS encoding helicase-related protein — encoded protein: MTPESSPTIPEPTPKFSATGAVARPAPTVPTHLNTRYPQEIEVINLFARRLEAALSGSDDPVLINYLPIDMCHLGVLTPWQDPEVAQATGTDQEAEETVDNTEIAEGEPEDNAAVSITTRTSASTKADPAISILETDDSPDDSPSPASVESADDRTVARRPASSLGCELLLRPEGGRVKLRVNLSFAFYTAHLPTYAEQLRSLGGEYKAARPVPSSTPASAVASPEVTATASPKKKRGGAPERAMTVAYTLRRQTLTLSGLEFDLDATRSGDTVERPRVQAELDRLILEALRNRPAHRESLATRSGAPLREEDLASEAAFEAALAKAVSRGEEQTQPHLKASLTVRTEPQANGDVRVSLYLSNDTPMNTEQRTQNNVNILADAKLWGDVERGQVRPIEILPVPRDYQYDRQVWGVGHNTSVTVDKDHGTFRTHALARFDQPRLTTKDHLPTEFSRFAEKPLESLGEIHQAMQAEVMYWRGTVLDSNSLKLPPDALVACEADFELFKGEVARFATGIAALKAQPALLKAFQGMNRTMGRIASAKGFARWRLFQIAYIVTQLPALALREGVSGGSDHLGHHHDWVDDLQIADVLWFPTGGGKTESYLGLVCCAMLYDRLRGKQMGVTAWLRFPLRMLSVQQLQRAVTMVYEAQVELNSMDPKPVGDPLLLGYFVGSTTTPNNPNAEWFAQHATPTDLEPFRMVADCPKCDGKGTVKLIAKPDVLRLYHQCKTCKEHLPLVITDSEIYRTLPAMIVGTVDKAATLGMQEKFGILWAGPKWKCTVKGHGYGNTDFCLYECKKGTKREIITPYDPSPSLHIQDELHLLQEELGAFAGHYETLIRYCESQVPGSHPAKVIAATATVEGFEHQARHLYGVKGARRFPSRGYQRHENFYTRIDQHDGVEKTARVFLAFRPSGMSTDAASRCAKILGETATRLFTNETSALASLSETATPDELAALRHYYAMTLTYVGSLTSGTRVNDALKESGNTILQDQRTIETEYLNARSTAGDIAAVIDRIETPPQWTNSKHIDALIATNMISHGVDLERCNLMVMEKYPAETAEYIQASSRSGRKKVGLVVVVLPARNLRAASIYNRFSEYHRHLDRMVTPVPVNRFAKQAIRRTISGTVSGLIYGIGVPQEGGKSRLKELTGALTWIEHDKLKRTRAHLRGAQALGQGNYDPDLEAAQVALVDETFDELLARLRQQRVVAGSSKLGDALNPKPMTSLRDVERPVPFWPINTEYDKLQWFKKGKS